A region from the Kiloniellales bacterium genome encodes:
- a CDS encoding molybdopterin-dependent oxidoreductase: protein MTTDATLAVTRRGFLAGAAGFAFTVGTGGLSRVAAAGDPLEGAGQQPNIWVKIGADDLIRIVYPATDLGQGSSTALPLILTEELDADWAQVRVEQLNVDDRRYGNPKFGMVLYTAGSSAVQGYYMPLRLAGAQARLTLIRAAAAHWSAPEARLRTEPSAVVDPETGRRLSYGEIAALPEMAAVPIPEASEAVLKAPSEFRLIGADLPRLDIPAKSRGAFDYGADVRVPDMLYATVVRAPVEGETPLSIDDGGALAVPRVLRTVTLPDGVAVVAETQEAALFGKSALSIEWSESAPARAFNSDRDLADYAATAGDLAKDGAVWRETGDVKAALDAASRTVEHTYLSDYAYHAQFEPMGAVAAVTEGGGRAEVWIASQTQSWSLRTVTETLGISADQVTLHMMPMGGSFGRRTELMQPYLRDALLASKAVGRPVKVLWTREDDVKFGAFRPAAAQKMVAGLTAEGALSGWRHRVAAPSVIAYFNPVRWGQVEPQDIITMRGAENKFYDLGAMRAEHLITERRARLAPWRGIGAAYTSFAAEAFMDELAEEAGADPVAFRMALLEHNPRGRWLIERVLEMSGWGQPRSDTALGLAFAGYGDSMAAGVAEISLDRENGGIAVKRFWTTVDAGLIVSPDNALAQVEGGVVHGVSSALKERITIADGEVEQSNFFDYEILRIDETPEIEVDFAKVDAPPTSIGEVSTPVVAPAIANAFYALTGRRLRHMPFTPDRVLEAIA from the coding sequence GTGACCACTGACGCCACGCTCGCCGTCACTCGGCGGGGCTTCCTGGCCGGCGCCGCCGGCTTCGCTTTCACCGTTGGCACCGGGGGGCTGAGCCGGGTCGCGGCGGCCGGCGATCCGCTCGAGGGCGCCGGACAGCAGCCGAACATTTGGGTCAAGATCGGCGCGGACGATCTGATCCGCATCGTGTATCCGGCCACGGACCTGGGGCAGGGCTCCTCGACCGCGTTGCCGCTGATCCTGACCGAGGAGCTCGACGCCGATTGGGCGCAGGTCCGGGTCGAGCAGCTCAACGTCGACGATCGCCGTTACGGCAACCCCAAGTTCGGCATGGTGCTCTACACGGCCGGCAGCAGCGCCGTGCAGGGCTACTACATGCCGCTGCGCCTGGCCGGCGCTCAGGCCCGCCTGACCCTGATCCGGGCGGCCGCCGCGCATTGGTCGGCGCCGGAAGCGCGGCTGCGGACCGAGCCCAGCGCCGTGGTCGATCCGGAGACCGGGCGGCGACTCAGCTACGGCGAGATCGCGGCCCTGCCCGAGATGGCCGCGGTGCCGATCCCGGAGGCCTCCGAGGCTGTCCTGAAGGCGCCGTCGGAGTTCCGCCTGATCGGCGCCGACCTGCCGCGCCTCGACATTCCCGCGAAGAGCCGTGGCGCCTTTGACTACGGCGCGGACGTTCGCGTGCCGGACATGCTCTACGCCACGGTCGTCCGCGCGCCGGTCGAGGGCGAGACGCCGCTGTCGATCGACGACGGCGGCGCCCTGGCCGTTCCGCGGGTCCTGCGCACCGTGACGCTGCCGGACGGCGTCGCCGTCGTCGCGGAGACTCAGGAGGCGGCGCTGTTCGGCAAGTCCGCCCTGTCGATCGAGTGGAGCGAGAGCGCGCCGGCCCGCGCCTTCAACAGCGACCGGGATCTCGCCGACTATGCGGCGACGGCCGGCGACCTCGCCAAGGACGGCGCCGTGTGGCGCGAGACGGGCGACGTCAAGGCCGCCCTCGACGCGGCGTCCCGTACGGTCGAGCACACCTACCTGTCCGACTACGCCTATCACGCCCAGTTCGAGCCCATGGGCGCGGTCGCCGCGGTGACCGAGGGCGGAGGTCGCGCCGAGGTCTGGATCGCGAGCCAGACCCAGAGCTGGTCTCTCCGCACCGTGACCGAGACGCTGGGCATCTCCGCCGACCAGGTCACGCTGCACATGATGCCTATGGGCGGCAGCTTCGGCCGCCGCACGGAGCTGATGCAGCCCTACTTGCGCGACGCGCTCTTGGCGTCCAAGGCGGTCGGGCGGCCCGTCAAGGTGCTGTGGACCCGGGAGGACGACGTCAAGTTCGGCGCGTTCCGGCCGGCGGCAGCCCAGAAGATGGTCGCCGGGCTCACCGCCGAGGGCGCTCTGTCGGGCTGGCGGCACCGCGTGGCCGCGCCCTCGGTGATCGCCTACTTCAACCCGGTCCGTTGGGGCCAGGTCGAGCCGCAGGACATCATCACCATGCGCGGCGCGGAGAATAAGTTCTACGACCTCGGCGCCATGCGGGCGGAGCATCTGATCACCGAGCGGCGCGCCCGCCTGGCCCCCTGGCGCGGGATCGGCGCGGCCTACACCAGCTTCGCCGCCGAGGCCTTCATGGACGAGCTCGCGGAGGAGGCGGGCGCCGACCCGGTGGCCTTCCGCATGGCCCTGCTCGAGCACAACCCGCGCGGCCGCTGGCTGATCGAACGGGTGCTCGAGATGTCCGGGTGGGGACAGCCCAGGTCGGACACGGCGCTCGGGCTGGCCTTCGCCGGCTACGGCGACTCCATGGCCGCCGGCGTCGCCGAGATCAGCCTCGACCGCGAGAACGGCGGCATCGCCGTGAAGCGCTTCTGGACGACCGTGGACGCGGGGCTGATCGTCTCGCCGGACAACGCCTTGGCCCAGGTCGAAGGTGGCGTCGTGCATGGCGTGAGCAGCGCCCTGAAGGAGCGAATCACGATCGCGGACGGCGAGGTCGAGCAGAGCAACTTCTTCGACTACGAGATCTTGCGCATCGACGAGACGCCGGAGATCGAGGTCGATTTCGCGAAGGTCGACGCGCCGCCGACCAGCATCGGCGAGGTCAGCACCCCCGTCGTCGCGCCGGCGATCGCCAACGCCTTCTACGCCCTGACCGGCCGCCGACTGCGCCACATGCCCTTCACGCCGGACCGCGTGCTCGAAGCGATCGCCTGA
- a CDS encoding adenylate/guanylate cyclase domain-containing protein: MERRLAAILAADVVGYSRLMGEDEAGTLETLKALRKGLVAPEIAKGKGRIVKLLGDGLLAEFGSVVKAVECAVAIQTGMLERNKAIPLERQVALRIGINLGDVIVEGSDIYGDGVNVAARLEGLAEPCGICISDAVRTAVGKKLNLNLEDMGQQQVKNIEESVRAYKVTLGSEDESKVTAAKTPTHELPDKPSIAVLPFMNLAGDADDNYFVEGITEEIMTGLGRFREIVVAAKGSSFLVGSQSLEISEAAKKLGVQYILEGSVRRGGDRVRITANLVEGWTGHQLWSERYDRVLDDIFEVQDDVAQRIVVTLAGSIERADQARSLGKATSNLSAYECVLRGRHFYGEWGKGHNDEEILQARKMFERAIEIDERCASAYAGLAATYLTEFERAWSDTPKVAGEQSLAFACKAVELDDKDSYAHLILAAAQWKVNRDWERSRSQLAAAIERNPNYYWNYCFGSWFCACAGDLELSLDHGHEAIRRNPLLPDSCLVTLGFTEYLAGRYEHAIENFTRMTNMGEDACAGLAASYAQLGRQEEASAAAAEFWDLSKRGRMNAADWASFLATYMPFKDQEPVDHLSEGLGKAGLVADDISTAEP, encoded by the coding sequence ATGGAGCGCCGCCTCGCGGCCATACTCGCTGCAGACGTGGTGGGTTACTCGCGCCTCATGGGCGAGGACGAGGCAGGCACCCTGGAGACACTCAAAGCGCTGCGCAAGGGTTTGGTGGCGCCGGAGATCGCCAAGGGTAAGGGCCGCATTGTCAAACTATTGGGTGACGGCCTGCTCGCCGAGTTCGGCAGCGTCGTGAAAGCCGTCGAATGCGCCGTTGCGATCCAGACCGGCATGCTGGAACGCAACAAGGCGATACCACTGGAACGCCAGGTCGCACTGCGAATTGGCATCAACCTTGGTGATGTCATCGTCGAGGGCAGCGATATCTACGGCGATGGAGTGAATGTGGCAGCGCGCCTGGAAGGGCTGGCCGAGCCGTGCGGTATCTGCATTTCCGATGCCGTTCGGACAGCTGTCGGAAAGAAGCTCAACCTAAACTTAGAAGATATGGGTCAGCAGCAGGTCAAGAACATCGAAGAGTCAGTAAGAGCCTATAAGGTAACGCTGGGCTCAGAAGACGAGTCAAAAGTAACAGCGGCAAAGACTCCCACACATGAACTCCCAGACAAGCCCTCAATCGCTGTGCTGCCATTTATGAATTTGGCTGGCGATGCTGACGACAATTACTTCGTGGAAGGAATCACCGAAGAGATTATGACTGGCCTCGGCCGATTTCGTGAGATTGTTGTGGCCGCTAAAGGATCGTCCTTCCTTGTTGGCAGTCAATCGTTGGAGATAAGCGAGGCGGCGAAGAAGCTCGGCGTCCAGTACATCCTAGAGGGAAGTGTGCGCAGGGGCGGCGATAGAGTGCGGATCACAGCTAACCTCGTTGAGGGATGGACGGGTCATCAACTCTGGTCCGAGCGCTACGACCGCGTCCTTGACGACATTTTTGAAGTACAGGACGACGTCGCGCAGAGAATCGTAGTGACGCTGGCGGGAAGCATCGAGCGGGCTGACCAAGCGCGGTCACTAGGCAAAGCGACGTCAAATCTGTCTGCATACGAATGTGTCTTGCGTGGTCGACACTTCTATGGCGAGTGGGGGAAAGGCCACAACGACGAAGAAATCCTCCAAGCTCGTAAGATGTTCGAGAGGGCCATCGAGATAGACGAGAGATGTGCGTCAGCTTACGCCGGGCTTGCCGCCACCTACTTAACGGAATTTGAACGAGCGTGGTCGGATACGCCGAAAGTGGCCGGCGAACAAAGTCTAGCGTTTGCCTGCAAGGCGGTGGAACTTGACGATAAAGATAGCTATGCGCATCTGATACTAGCGGCCGCCCAGTGGAAGGTAAATCGGGACTGGGAGCGCTCCCGGTCCCAGCTTGCGGCAGCGATTGAGCGGAATCCTAATTACTACTGGAACTATTGTTTCGGCAGCTGGTTTTGCGCCTGCGCGGGAGATTTGGAGTTGAGCCTTGACCACGGTCATGAGGCTATCCGTCGCAATCCGCTCCTGCCGGACAGCTGTCTCGTAACACTCGGCTTCACAGAATACCTAGCTGGACGGTACGAACACGCCATCGAGAATTTCACTCGGATGACCAACATGGGTGAGGATGCTTGCGCTGGCCTGGCCGCGTCCTATGCCCAACTCGGGCGGCAGGAGGAGGCATCGGCGGCAGCGGCGGAATTTTGGGACCTCAGCAAGAGAGGCCGGATGAATGCGGCAGACTGGGCTTCTTTTTTGGCAACCTATATGCCGTTCAAAGATCAAGAACCAGTTGACCATCTAAGCGAAGGCCTTGGCAAAGCTGGTTTGGTCGCTGATGACATATCAACCGCAGAGCCGTGA